A window of Phocoena phocoena chromosome 6, mPhoPho1.1, whole genome shotgun sequence contains these coding sequences:
- the PPP1R26 gene encoding protein phosphatase 1 regulatory subunit 26 — protein MYLMNAPPVLALPSKWEAFGPPGSCRFPGCFSEPKEGVPRAAVSAKVQAVISTLQGDGATLGMSGEHGRQRSQRAERGRGTRLATSPAFAACGLAVGFDPKGEEEAADLGPLVLDSDSDDSVDRDIEEAIQEYLKAKSGAARPPAASRCKPEPPPSGTPTALCPPDLAAGPTGVPGSHRGVGQDQGSASPLSVSSEDSFEQSIRAEIEQFLSEKRQHETQKCDVPADKKPDPGDGLAQSASRSSREPTGKAYQQELAGACKEFTFRKPPRSTKAGVLPRGPRCKVTVEPAVAAGRPAEAAPGKVGVRRGTGSGKRGRRARSAALVPEAADSSSDDGIEEAIQLYQLEKRKEAGGEPLQRALPAEEKGPGPPAHGTGLCTKSTWLEGHGKTPGKKKPVATKAADFSLGGPDPDHPSRPPRETVAPAPPGSTAAESKSVDGSPCRADTSAELMCAEAILDISKTILPGPLEGGTRSPPTSPLLYPHDVPSCSDGDSSSVDSDDSIEREIRTFLALKAQSGGLLPRTETCPPPAHSPLLPSGLSASASKTPDLSLSCKRKRGAGSTAVRPCTPKRTRDTAEAQEGARDADRSQGRAQPSQGKASEAPGREGETWGQPLPCRTGVLGDEHRARATQGTVLPGPGKAAEARRGDEKESSEDKSSSLDSDEDLDTAIKDLLRSKRRLRKRCKDPRAGCKKRVRFSTTETQFLDKVGGFPKDWKDRSPHLLKSCLSKSRKESPGRPSHVLCREAVRAKPDGVAAEDAPPAPRSRGQAAGRSLFSGESEARELRGPAPSPSSLSDDSSSVDSDDSIELEIRKFLAEKAKESVSGSEIQGGGPTALGTGNGGKPELPCRKVPPPGPALQPGMCTRSQRCRGPLQPAEGPRGPGRAFTPAGRSSPRAEQACSPAALARCELVPPRSASGTASAKGSPASRRTAYVPKDKSPRGAEAAAGESALAQLPSCVEAGARAESRSSLARTPGAEQEGRPRAGLALPWTDFSPQSRLQSTWALNTKGRDTAAWKGGLRGQREKRLEGQARGSPSLAMDPKRGLPFAGFSPLLSTQLFHFGKSVSWGGKQASLFSPPLSLPLQGASFSAFRETQAGHGPVFGSSHLLVKQEGGRWPPRKSQAGLSLPDRRNSGPEESILDLRYRRRGVDRDDEDQEALGSDASEFSDASVEEGGSLLAKGPVLQL, from the coding sequence ATGTATCTCATGAATGCGCCTCCTGTGCTCGCCCTGCCGTCCAAATGGGAGGCCTTTGGCCCACCTGGGAGCTGTAGGTTTCCCGGATGCTTCTCGGAGCCGAAGGAGGGCGTCCCGAGAGCGGCGGTGAGCGCCAAGGTGCAGGCGGTCATCAGCACGCTTCAGGGGGACGGGGCCACCCTGGGCATGAGTGGCGAGCATGGCCGGCAGAGAAGCCAGAGAGCGGAGAGGGGCCGTGGCACCAGGCTGGCTACCAGCCCCGCCTTTGCCGCCTGTGGTCTTGCTGTTGGTTTTGAccccaagggggaggaggaggccgcGGACCTCGGCCCCCTGGTGCTGGATTCGGACAGTGATGATTCCGTGGACCGCGACATTGAGGAAGCCATCCAGGAGTACCTGAAGGCCAAGAGCGGGGCCGCCCGGCCTCCCGCAGCCAGTCGATGCAAACCAGAGCCGCCTCCGAGCGGCACCCCGACCGCCCTGTGCCCCCCAGACCTTGCAGCTGGCCCCACTGGTGTCCCCGGCAGCCACAGGGGAGTCGGCCAGGACCAGGGCTCTGCCTCGCCACTCAGTGTGAGCAGTGAGGACTCCTTCGAACAGAGCATCCGGGCAGAGATCGAACAGTTCCTAAGTGAGAAGAGGCAGCACGAAACCCAAAAATGCGACGTTCCTGCAGACAAAAAACCAGACCCCGGTGACGGCTTGGCCCAGTCGGCGTCTAGATCCAGCAGAGAGCCGACGGGCAAGGCGTACCAGCAGGAGCTGGCGGGCGCCTGTAAGGAGTTCACCTTCCGGAAGCCTCCCAGGTCCACAAAGGCTGGCGTGCTGCCCAGAGGCCCCAGGTGCAAGGTCACCGTTGAGCCCGCCGTGGCTGCGGGCCGCCCTGCAGAAGCAGCCCCTGGTAAAGTCGGGGTCAGGAGGGGCACCGGCTCAGGGAAGAGGGGAAGGCGAGCCAGGAGCGCGGCCCTGGTGCCTGAGGCGGCCGACTCAAGCAGCGATGATGGCATCGAGGAGGCCATCCAGCTGTACCagctggagaagaggaaggaggcaggtgGCGAGCCGCTGCAGAGGGCCCTGCCCGCGGAGGAGAAGGGCCCCGGGCCCCCTGCGCACGGCACGGGCCTCTGCACCAAGAGCACCTGGCTCGAAGGCCACGGGAAGACCCCGGGCAAGAAGAAGCCAGTGGCCACCAAGGCCGCGGACTTCAGCCTGGGTGGCCCGGACCCCGaccacccctccaggcctcccAGGGAAACCGTGGCTCCTGCACCTCCGGGAAGTACAGCTGCCGAAAGCAAGTCTGTGGACGGGTCCCCGTGCCGCGCAGACACATCCGCGGAGCTGATGTGCGCGGAAGCGATCCTGGACATTTCCAAAACGATCCTGCCGGGTCCCCTGGAGGGCGGCACCAGATCCCCGCCCACCAGCCCACTCCTGTATCCCCACGACGTGCCTTCCTGCTCCGACGGTGACAGCAGCTCTGTGGACAGCGACGACAGCATCGAACGGGAAATCCGGACGTTCTTGGCTCTGAAGGCGCAGTCAGGGGGGCTGCTGCCCAGGACGGAGACGTGCCCGCCACCAGCACACAGCCCGCTGCTGCCGTCCGGCCTCAGCGCCTCGGCCTCCAAAACGCCGGACCTGTCACTGAGCTGCAAGAGGAAACGCGGAGCAGGCAGCACCGCCGTGCGGCCGTGCACGCCCAAGAGGACCAGAGACACGGCCGAGGCGCAGGAGGGCGCCCGGGACGCCGACCGCAGCCAGGGGAGAGCGCAGCCCAGCCAGGGGAAAGCCAGCGAGGCCCCGGGAAGGGAGGGTGAGACCTGGGGCCAGCCTCTCCCCTGCAGGACGGGCGTGCTGGGTGATGAGCACAGGGCCCGGGCCACGCAGGGTACCGTGTTGCCAGGCCCCGGGAAGGCGGCCGAGGCGAGGCGCGGGGATGAGAAGGAGAGCTCCGAGGACAAGAGCAGCTCGCTGGACAGTGACGAGGACCTGGACACGGCCATCAAGGACCTGCTGCGGTCCAAGCGGAGGCTCCGGAAGAGGTGCAAAGACCCCAGAGCCGGCTGCAAGAAGAGGGTCAGGTTCAGCACCACGGAGACGCAGTTCCTGGATAAAGTAGGGGGCTTCCCGAAAGACTGGAAAGACCGAAGCCCACATCTGCTGAAAAGCTGCCTCTCAAAGTCCAGAAAAGAGAGCCCGGGGAGACCCTCGCACGTCCTCTGCCGAGAAGCGGTGAGAGCAAAGCCAGACGGCGTGGCAGCTGAGGACGCGCCCCCGGCTCCCCGGTCCAGGGGCCAAGCTGCAGGAAGGAGCCTGTTCTCTGGTGAATCGGAAGCCCGTGAACTTCGTGGTCCGGCCCCAAGCCCCAGTTCCCTGTCTGATGACAGCAGCTCTGTAGACAGCGATGACAGCATTGAACTGGAGATTAGGAAGTTTTTGGCCGAAAAGGCCAAGGAGTCCGTGAGCGGATCAGAAATTCAAGGAGGGGGCCCCACCGCTCTCGGGACGGGGAATGGGGGCAAGCCAGAGCTGCCGTGCCGGAAAGTGCCACCTCCCGGCCCGGCCCTTCAGCCTGGCATGTGCACCCGGAGCCAGAGGTGCAGGGGGCCCTTGCAGCCGGCTGAGGGACCGAGGGGCCCGGGCAGAGCCTTCACTCCGGCCGGGAGGAGCAGCCCCCGCGCCGAGCAGGcctgcagccctgcagccctgGCCAGATGCGAACTGGTACCGCCCAGGAGCGCCAGCGGGACCGCGTCTGCCAAGGGGTCACCAGCCAGTAGGAGAACCGCCTATGTGCCCAAAGATAAGAGCCCGAGGGGGGCCGAGGCTGCCGCGGGGGAAAGCGCATTGGCTCAGCTCCCGAGCTGCGTGGAGGCTGGCGCTCGGGCAGAGAGCCGGAGCTCACTGGCACGGACCCCAGGCGCCGAGCAAGAGGGGAGGCCCCGGGCTGGCCTCGCCCTGCCCTGGACTGACTTCTCCCCCCAGAGCCGGTTGCAGAGCACCTGGGCACTGAACACGAAAGGCAGGGACACGGCGGCGTGGAAAGGGGGCCTCAGGGGCCAGAGAGAGAAGCGGCTGGAGGGCCAGGCCCGGGGCTCGCCCAGCCTCGCCATGGACCCCAAGAGAGGCCTGCCTTTTGCCGGCTTCTCACCACTGCTCTCCACGCAGCTGTTTCACTTCGGGAAGAGTGTCTCCTGGGGCGGGAAGCAGGCCAGCCTCTTCAGTCCCCCCCTGAGCCTGCCTCTACAGGGCGCATCCTTCTCGGCCTTCCGAGAGACCCAGGCTGGCCACGGCCCAGTGTTCGGAAGCTCACACTTGCTGGTGAAGCAGGAGGGTGGCCGCTGGCCGCCCAGGAAGTCCCAGGCAGGGCTCAGTCTGCCCGACAGGAGGAACTCGGGGCCGGAGGAGAGCATCTTGGACCTGCGGTACAGGCGGAGGGGGGTGGACAGAGACGATGAAGACCAAGAGGCCCTGGGCAGCGACGCCAGCGAGTTCAGCGATGCGTCTGTGGAGGAGGGCGGCAGCCTCTTGGCCAAGGGCCCCGTCCTCCAGCTGTGA